The DNA region CTGTTGGCCCTTCAGGAACACCCCACCCAAGGCCTCTGACCCTCacttcctcctcatcttccctAGACAGGCAGAGGCCAGCGTGAAATTCATGTGAAGCCTGGGGCAGCGTTGGCCTCACGGAGCCCCTCTTAACTTGGTGCTGGGTGCTCCCAAGGCCAGGGCCATGTGCAGTGCCTCAGATAAGGCCACCAGAGACCCCTCAAGAGCCCCTGTGCTCCCCGTCCACCAAGACCTGCACCTAGGCTCTCAGACCCCACATCCCCCGAGACCCAGCAGGCCTGAGTTTCTCCTGTGCCCCTCCTCCCCCCAGCTCTGAGGCCCAGATAGAGCCAGGGTGTGCCGGCAGTGGCAGGGGCGGGAACGGGGGTGGGGGACGGTAGGACGGTGCTGCCTGTCCACCCAGCTGAACGTGGGAGAATGCACGAAACCAACTGGCTAGAGATTCTGCACGATCGTCACCTGGCCCCCCAGCCCAGGCAGCGTGCTGGTCTAGTTTGCGGTGGCCACTTGGCACCTCTCCATCTGCCTCTGCTGGCTTTTAGTGGAGTGCTGGGGTGTGGTGCACTCAACTCACATTTAGTGTACTGAATCAGAGTCTTGGCAGCACCGTCTTCCAGGAGCCTAAGCCTGGTTAGCCTGCGTTCTCCATACCGAGGAGCTAGGCCCTGCTGCCACCGGGAGAGTGCGGAGCTGGCCTTTTCTGTCCCATGGTGTGTGGTTCTCTGCAGCTCCACTTCACCCGAGCAGCAGGAGAGTGGGCCGGCCGCGTGGGGTCTGCTCTCCCAGGGGTATCAGTGCCCCAACACACGTCTTTGAGCCTTGCCATCAGCTTATTGGGGGAATGCTGTCTGCGGGGTTCTGATTTTTGTCCATTGGCCTTTTCTAAAGTCTGACCTTGGGGGTCAACAGCGCATGCTCCTTAAGTCGATGCTAGGGACTGGCCGTCCACCTTGGCAGGCCCATGTGAGAAAGGGGCTGTGGGGACCTCTGTGTCCTTGGGTGGTGACCTGCTGATAGCTACCCCGTTTCCCGCCCACCCCTGTTGTGAGTGGACACGCGGGGGTCTGCAGGGTTAGCTACCCTGTTTCCCGCCCACCCCTGTTGTGAGTGGACACGCGGGGGTCTGCAGGGTTAGCTACCCTGTTTCCCGCCCACCACTGTTGGGAGTGGACACGCGGGGGTCTGCAGGGTTAGCTACCCCGTTTCCCGCCCACCACTGTTGGGAGTGGACACTCAGGGATCCGCAGTGTTAGCTACCCCCTTTTCTGCCCACCCTGTTGTGAGTGGACACTCGGAGGTCTGCAGGGTTGGTGTGTCGGGCTGCCTTGGCCTAAGTGTGTGACATGGACCCAATCTCTTCTGTACAGGTACCCCCTGTACCGGCTGGGTGGCCCACAACTTCGGGTGTTCCGAACCAACTTCTTCATTCAGCTGGTGCGGCCCGGTGTGGCCCAGCCCGAGGACACCGTGCAGTTCCGGATCCCCATGGAGTGAGTCCGGGAGGATTCCGGCTGGGGTTGGGGAGCACCCTCGGGGGGATCCCCGTGGAGTGAGCCCGGAAGTTTTCCCGCTGGGTTGGGAGAGTGCCCTCAGGGGGGCCTGGGTCCTGAGTTAAAACAACTCTGCTCACGTGCTAGCCTCTTCCTGCTGGGAAGGCACCTCAGGCGGCCCTGCCCGGCAAGTATTGATGGAGTGCCTGTAGGTGTGGAGCCCGGCAGGCAGGCTGCACGCCGCCCTCCACCCGGGGACGGCTTCACTGGAAGCCTTAAAATTTGGACCTCTGTGCTCGCGTCTTCTGTTGAGTTCTTGCAGCTTCTTTTTAGGAGAGGCGCCCTGAGAGGCTGGGTTGGGAGCAGGCCGTGATGTACAGAACCGCTCAGAAGAGCCTGCTTGACCTTCAGAGAAATGCACAGTCCCTACGAGCAAAACTGGGGTGCTGCTCTGCAGTGTTTAAGTTCACAGGTCCCCAGCTCAGGGTTGATGCGAGCCAGGCGGGGCAGCAGCGTGAGCTCCCCTGGGGGCGAAGGTCAGGCCTGTGCAGCCTGCAGGGGCCCAGAAGCTGAGTTGACAGTGACCGTGAGGTTCTGCAGTAGAGGGAACTTGCAGTTAACGCACCGAATGCCAGGCAGGCCTTTCCAGAAGGTACTTCCTAGAACCGCATCAGTCCCATCAGCCGCAGAGCAGGCCTAACCCTGATGCGGCCACTGGGCCCCGGGGCAGACGAGGTGGGGCACCTGCCAGCCAGGAGCGTGCAGAGACTGTCACCTCCTCTCACAGGCACTTGCCCGGAGCAGGGAGCCATGTGGGGCTGTGGAGCAGGCCAGGGGTTGGTTGGGCAGTGCTCCCACTCTGTGGGGTCTGTGCCACTGCCACCCCATGCTGGTGTGCCCAGAGTAGGGAGTCTTGCAGCCAGCAGCACTGGTGTTGCTGGGGCTGCCTGGCCTCACTAGTGCCGCTGATGTACCcagccctcctccctgccccctgtGGGTCTTGGTCTGTCGGCCTCTCAGCCTCGGGTGCTTGTGCATCTGGGACAGTATTTTTGGCTTTTAGCCTGGTTAAGATGCCGTTTTCTTTCTCCTTCGCCTCCAGAATGACAAGGGTGGACCTCAGGAATTACCTCGAGGGCATCTATAACGTGCCCGTGGCTGCTGTGCGGACACGGGTGCAGCATGGTGAGTGCCCATGGGAGGTTCTCCTGTTGGTGTCGTGCCCATCT from Homo sapiens chromosome 11 genomic patch of type FIX, GRCh38.p14 PATCHES HG28_PATCH includes:
- the MRPL23 gene encoding large ribosomal subunit protein uL23m isoform 3 (isoform 3 is encoded by transcript variant 3): MARNVVYPLYRLGGPQLRVFRTNFFIQLVRPGVAQPEDTVQFRIPMEMTRVDLRNYLEGIYNVPVAAVRTRVQHGSNKRRDHRNVRIKKPDYKVAYVQLVPKEQYPLLLVNPSHMLWPGLGLG